A genome region from Thermococcus onnurineus NA1 includes the following:
- a CDS encoding restriction endonuclease, producing MAWTLDLIRLTPEETLIENVIELLKRMGFRNYEKVASRKDWGIDIVAIRDDPISGTEKLVIAVHRKGLAASRDVNVFADLVDKYKADKGILISTTGFTKDAKVLISREYRGRIIPWDGEKLVSLFHNYSIEPPAELVEMASAQKRKQKKESPLKEFELDAPLLYDFSAEGLMKRVVSFASSMYPIKAGEIELRSLSVILSSAYIFSWSVEEGGEKDKAVVFSPENIVLRATSHKKLRVPVTKALLDDRSIIRATEREIEVPISPSEAVLVLKSRASRELDVPEGKIAIHERKKVYIPKMAELELKAGENAAKAVVNLENNEIEFHITPLSDEYFLEKARGIISEQTGEKTVEIDLKRDKGKVKITGRTERFSFEVSFNGYTGKPLGVGVLMNDEALDELLRGTYPDGEVLNLEKGKKVAVADILLGDGIAVVEVDLTRGSYTEVRRLPSPEEAYKNAREVIENNFPIGDLELNSYRVLEHKYLELILESGDGKAVVKVDGATGDVLDYIVEITPERAKEIVAEKYREFGITAVEEAEAEYTITAENGRHELKIRVSKDGKLIEEIDRVLKRELAENIAGEKVREVDPEAAIKGIKLREHWEVEFTGGTKVGKLVLHRATGEVLSQDVRFTEMAIEAMYHNHVRKVYGEKEPKTERVTHHKDKGYINIKLSGKDRFYYARIDTKTGKIISEDTAPIKGITAKLKQIQLESRYK from the coding sequence ATGGCGTGGACCCTTGATCTAATAAGGCTCACACCGGAAGAAACTCTTATCGAGAACGTCATTGAGCTACTGAAGAGAATGGGCTTCAGGAACTACGAAAAGGTCGCAAGCAGGAAAGACTGGGGAATCGACATCGTGGCCATACGTGATGATCCCATCTCTGGAACCGAGAAGCTCGTCATAGCCGTCCATCGTAAGGGATTGGCCGCTTCCCGCGACGTTAACGTTTTTGCAGATCTAGTTGACAAGTACAAGGCCGACAAAGGAATCTTAATCTCGACGACAGGCTTCACGAAGGACGCCAAGGTTCTTATATCCCGGGAGTACCGGGGAAGGATAATCCCCTGGGACGGGGAGAAACTTGTTTCCCTTTTCCACAACTACTCCATAGAACCTCCGGCCGAGCTCGTTGAGATGGCCTCGGCCCAAAAGAGGAAGCAGAAAAAAGAGAGCCCTCTCAAGGAGTTTGAGCTCGATGCTCCGCTGCTCTATGACTTCTCCGCAGAGGGACTCATGAAGAGGGTAGTCTCCTTCGCCTCTTCCATGTATCCGATAAAGGCCGGTGAGATTGAGCTCCGGTCCCTTTCGGTTATCCTCTCGAGTGCATATATATTCTCCTGGTCCGTTGAGGAGGGAGGGGAGAAGGATAAGGCCGTTGTCTTCTCGCCGGAGAACATTGTCCTGAGGGCAACCTCACACAAGAAGCTCCGCGTTCCAGTAACCAAGGCACTTCTCGACGACCGCTCCATAATACGGGCTACCGAGAGAGAAATAGAGGTTCCCATAAGCCCCAGCGAGGCAGTGCTCGTACTCAAATCAAGGGCCTCGCGGGAGCTGGACGTCCCAGAAGGGAAGATAGCAATCCACGAGAGGAAGAAGGTCTACATACCCAAAATGGCAGAACTCGAACTTAAAGCCGGTGAAAACGCCGCGAAGGCCGTGGTAAACCTAGAGAACAATGAGATCGAGTTTCACATAACTCCGCTCTCCGATGAATACTTCCTTGAAAAGGCGAGGGGAATAATCAGTGAACAGACCGGAGAAAAGACCGTCGAGATTGACCTGAAGAGGGACAAAGGAAAGGTAAAGATCACCGGACGGACCGAGAGGTTTTCATTCGAAGTCTCGTTCAACGGCTACACAGGGAAGCCGCTTGGTGTGGGGGTTTTGATGAACGACGAGGCTCTCGATGAACTTCTGAGAGGGACATATCCCGACGGGGAGGTCCTGAACCTGGAGAAGGGCAAGAAGGTTGCCGTAGCTGACATCCTCCTTGGAGACGGCATAGCCGTCGTTGAGGTTGACCTTACGAGAGGGAGCTACACTGAAGTAAGAAGGCTGCCTTCACCAGAGGAAGCCTACAAGAATGCCAGGGAGGTCATAGAGAACAACTTCCCCATAGGGGACCTCGAACTTAACTCCTACCGGGTGCTGGAACACAAGTACCTTGAGCTGATCCTTGAAAGCGGCGATGGGAAGGCCGTCGTTAAAGTTGACGGTGCAACGGGTGATGTTCTCGACTACATCGTCGAAATAACGCCGGAGCGGGCAAAGGAAATAGTGGCAGAGAAGTACCGGGAGTTCGGGATAACAGCCGTTGAAGAGGCAGAAGCTGAATACACCATAACCGCTGAGAACGGCAGACACGAGTTAAAAATACGGGTCAGTAAGGACGGAAAACTCATCGAAGAGATAGACAGGGTGCTCAAAAGGGAGCTTGCCGAAAATATAGCGGGGGAGAAGGTCAGGGAGGTAGACCCCGAGGCTGCCATTAAGGGTATCAAACTCCGTGAGCACTGGGAGGTTGAGTTCACTGGTGGGACGAAGGTAGGAAAGCTCGTGCTCCACAGGGCTACTGGGGAGGTCCTCAGCCAGGACGTCCGCTTCACGGAGATGGCAATAGAGGCAATGTATCACAACCACGTCAGAAAAGTTTACGGTGAAAAAGAGCCAAAGACCGAGAGGGTGACCCACCACAAGGATAAGGGCTACATCAACATCAAGCTCTCAGGGAAAGACAGATTCTACTACGCAAGGATCGACACCAAGACAGGAAAGATAATCAGCGAGGATACGGCTCCAATAAAGGGGATAACAGCGAAGCTAAAGCAGATTCAGCTGGAGAGCAGGTACAAGTGA
- a CDS encoding phosphoglycerate kinase: MFRLTDFTYHGKTVFLRADLNSPVKDGRIISDARFRAVLPTIQHLLDEGAKLVIGTHQSKPYKGDYITTEQHAEILSNLLGQEVEYVEDIFGKYARERIKTLKPGEAIILENLRFAAEDVKYKPLEECERTHFVRKLAPLLDYVVNDAFAAAHRSQPSLVGLARLKPMIMGFLMEKEVEALSRAYETNEKPRIYVLGGAKVDDSLRVAENVLRNGRADLILTGGLVGHVFTLAKGFHLGDANLEFMAKKGLLELVDWAENILDEFYPYVRTPVDFAVDYKGERVEVDLLSDEKWLFDKYPILDIGSRTIEKYRDVLMNARVIVANGPMGVFEREEFALGTVGVFRAIGESQAFSVVGGGHSIASIYQYNITGISHVSTGGGAMLSFFSGEKLPILEAFRISYERFKDKIERGPK, translated from the coding sequence ATGTTCAGACTCACAGACTTCACCTATCACGGCAAAACCGTCTTTCTGAGGGCTGACCTCAACTCACCGGTTAAAGATGGAAGGATAATCAGCGACGCTCGCTTCCGGGCTGTTTTGCCGACGATCCAGCATCTTCTGGACGAAGGTGCGAAACTCGTCATCGGAACCCATCAGAGCAAGCCATACAAAGGTGACTATATCACCACGGAGCAGCACGCCGAAATCCTGAGCAATCTTCTCGGCCAGGAGGTTGAGTACGTCGAGGACATCTTTGGAAAGTATGCAAGAGAGAGAATAAAGACGCTAAAGCCGGGTGAAGCGATAATCCTCGAAAACCTGCGTTTTGCCGCCGAGGATGTCAAATACAAGCCCCTAGAGGAATGTGAGAGGACGCACTTCGTGAGAAAGCTTGCTCCGCTCTTAGATTACGTAGTTAACGATGCTTTCGCAGCCGCTCACAGAAGTCAGCCATCCCTCGTAGGATTAGCCCGATTGAAGCCGATGATAATGGGCTTTCTTATGGAGAAGGAAGTTGAAGCCCTCAGTAGGGCATATGAAACAAACGAAAAGCCGAGAATTTATGTCCTTGGTGGAGCCAAAGTTGACGACTCCCTCCGCGTGGCCGAGAACGTCCTCAGAAATGGAAGGGCAGACCTAATCCTCACGGGTGGATTGGTTGGCCACGTCTTTACGCTCGCCAAGGGCTTCCACCTTGGCGATGCCAACCTCGAGTTCATGGCTAAGAAGGGTCTTCTGGAGCTAGTCGACTGGGCAGAGAATATACTCGATGAGTTCTATCCATACGTGAGGACTCCAGTAGATTTTGCGGTCGATTACAAGGGCGAGCGGGTTGAGGTTGACCTCCTCAGCGACGAGAAGTGGCTCTTCGACAAGTATCCTATACTCGACATTGGCTCGAGAACTATCGAGAAGTACCGTGATGTCCTCATGAACGCGAGAGTCATTGTAGCAAACGGACCGATGGGCGTCTTTGAGCGGGAGGAGTTCGCTCTCGGGACGGTCGGGGTCTTCAGGGCGATTGGTGAGAGCCAGGCTTTCTCGGTTGTCGGAGGTGGACATTCAATAGCGAGCATCTACCAGTACAATATAACCGGCATAAGCCATGTGTCGACGGGTGGAGGGGCTATGCTGAGCTTCTTCTCCGGCGAGAAGCTTCCGATTCTGGAGGCGTTCAGGATAAGCTACGAGAGGTTTAAGGACAAAATAGAAAGAGGACCTAAGTAG
- a CDS encoding ABC transporter ATP-binding protein — protein MVDVKLENIVKTFGETVALKGIDLHIKAGELFTLLGPSGCGKSTTLRIIAGLDFPDSGTIHFGDEEVTYLPSSKRGAVLVFQNYALWPHMTVFDNVAYGLKLKKLPKEEIRKKVRWALELVKLSGFEDRYPTQLSGGQQQRVAIARALVVEPKVLLLDEPLSNLDAKLRLEMRSEIRRIQRELGITVIYVTHDQEEAMAISDRIAVMNVGTVEQVGTPKEIYESPKTEFVASFMGKTNVIPAKVVERNGDRVTVEFEGIRLDGLYYTEKSDDVVIVIRPERIKLKPVENAVSFTGTVDLIEYYGFFVEVVGLFGETRIISRTISDKEVAHLRPLQEVTFYVDRDDIIVLPKQQL, from the coding sequence ATGGTTGATGTCAAGCTAGAAAACATTGTTAAGACCTTCGGAGAAACTGTGGCTCTCAAGGGAATAGACCTACACATCAAGGCGGGAGAGCTCTTTACCCTACTCGGACCGAGTGGCTGTGGAAAATCCACGACACTGAGAATAATAGCCGGCTTGGACTTCCCGGACAGCGGAACGATACACTTCGGCGACGAAGAGGTCACCTACCTCCCATCAAGCAAACGCGGTGCGGTCTTAGTCTTCCAGAACTACGCCCTCTGGCCACATATGACCGTCTTTGACAACGTTGCCTATGGACTGAAGCTCAAGAAGCTTCCCAAAGAAGAGATACGGAAGAAGGTTAGGTGGGCTCTCGAACTCGTTAAGCTCAGTGGCTTCGAGGATCGCTATCCCACCCAACTCTCAGGTGGTCAGCAACAGCGTGTCGCCATAGCAAGGGCTCTCGTTGTCGAGCCCAAGGTTCTCCTCCTTGACGAGCCGCTGAGCAACCTCGACGCCAAGCTTAGGCTTGAAATGCGTTCGGAAATAAGACGCATACAGCGCGAGCTGGGAATAACTGTAATCTACGTCACCCACGACCAGGAGGAGGCAATGGCAATAAGCGACAGGATTGCCGTCATGAACGTCGGAACCGTTGAACAGGTCGGGACGCCAAAGGAGATATACGAGAGCCCCAAGACGGAGTTCGTCGCCAGCTTCATGGGCAAGACCAACGTCATTCCCGCCAAAGTCGTCGAGAGGAACGGAGACAGGGTCACCGTCGAGTTCGAGGGTATAAGGCTCGATGGCCTTTACTACACTGAGAAAAGCGACGACGTCGTTATAGTCATAAGGCCTGAGAGGATAAAGCTCAAGCCCGTCGAAAACGCGGTTTCATTCACAGGAACAGTGGACCTCATCGAGTACTACGGCTTCTTCGTCGAAGTCGTCGGCCTCTTCGGGGAGACAAGGATTATCTCAAGAACCATCAGCGACAAGGAAGTTGCTCATCTCAGACCGCTCCAGGAGGTTACATTCTACGTTGACAGGGACGATATAATAGTCCTTCCAAAGCAGCAGCTTTAA
- a CDS encoding DUF447 domain-containing protein, protein MLELFNEEQVYEVLLVTRSNATPVGVVRKGKTLNFKLFGGRSSEELKAHPYASIQITNDVELLVKLGLNIPVEVEFVEKKPYRWIKGLPGFYGKVELREDTHEDELGKISVLKCSLRPNGVIESPLPPRPISRADYLLLEMAVDLTRLFVATRGLKVEAARRLYERIWLNYHMYKHLGGNSEIAEKMIGWAISSLRWNP, encoded by the coding sequence ATGCTCGAACTCTTTAACGAGGAGCAGGTTTACGAAGTCCTCTTGGTTACGCGCTCAAATGCCACCCCAGTAGGCGTAGTCAGAAAAGGGAAGACCCTTAACTTCAAGCTCTTTGGCGGAAGGAGTTCCGAGGAGCTGAAAGCCCACCCATACGCATCAATTCAGATAACGAATGACGTCGAGCTCTTGGTTAAGCTCGGACTGAACATTCCCGTGGAAGTCGAGTTTGTGGAGAAAAAGCCCTATCGTTGGATTAAAGGTCTTCCCGGTTTCTATGGAAAAGTTGAGTTAAGAGAAGACACTCACGAAGACGAGCTCGGAAAGATATCTGTTCTCAAGTGCTCTCTTAGACCGAATGGCGTTATAGAGAGCCCACTTCCTCCGCGGCCTATAAGCCGTGCCGATTACCTCCTCCTCGAAATGGCTGTTGATCTCACAAGGCTCTTCGTTGCCACAAGGGGCCTGAAAGTTGAAGCCGCAAGAAGACTCTACGAGAGGATATGGTTGAACTACCATATGTACAAACATCTCGGCGGAAATTCCGAGATTGCCGAGAAAATGATTGGGTGGGCAATCTCATCACTCAGATGGAACCCCTAA
- a CDS encoding ABC transporter substrate-binding protein, with amino-acid sequence MRKWASIGLILLLALSVVASGCISGENSTGTNGEGITLVIVTRHDATIQYMVKQVFLQSDIAKQYNIVDLKFIKVPESLWPSYIEKGADVGWGGGPTLFDDLYKANYLAPITDEKILNLLGNPIPTELAGMPMIRKDDNGNVYWIAAALSSFGFTVNKKQLEKWNLKLPEKWEDIASEDWALNPPQYGIADPTRSTSNTRIYQIILQAFGWEEGWRIMTLIAANSKVYMASDAVRDAVINGEIAAGNTIDFYGYTAMQQNPDCVYVVPKGESIINGDPIALLKNAQHPEAAQAFIYWVLTEGQAVWMSPDVNRLPINPQIFDMEITDIYAKVIFKGENAGKTYGEARPALKKAYDDAVNAQGIPFDDKRALETISALQYYFKATLVDPNQQLHNAWIAIVTAYKEGKITEEQFKQLKDELTAPIQFKDPETGKVVTFTEEYAKSINDKIVKDRNFQDQLVQEWRQAAMAKYNKVLEDLQKITG; translated from the coding sequence ATGAGGAAGTGGGCATCAATCGGCCTTATTTTACTCCTCGCCCTTAGTGTCGTCGCGAGCGGTTGTATTAGCGGAGAAAATTCCACCGGAACCAACGGCGAGGGAATAACCTTGGTCATTGTAACGAGACACGACGCGACAATCCAGTACATGGTAAAGCAGGTCTTTCTCCAGAGTGATATAGCCAAACAGTACAACATCGTTGATCTCAAGTTCATCAAGGTTCCGGAAAGCCTTTGGCCAAGCTATATCGAGAAAGGTGCCGATGTCGGCTGGGGCGGAGGTCCAACGCTCTTTGACGACCTCTACAAAGCCAACTACCTTGCACCCATAACTGACGAGAAGATCCTTAACCTTCTTGGAAACCCAATTCCAACTGAACTGGCAGGAATGCCAATGATTAGGAAGGACGATAACGGTAATGTCTACTGGATAGCCGCGGCACTCTCGTCCTTTGGTTTCACTGTCAACAAGAAGCAACTTGAGAAGTGGAACCTCAAACTGCCCGAGAAATGGGAGGACATAGCGAGCGAGGATTGGGCCCTTAACCCACCACAGTACGGTATAGCTGACCCAACGAGGAGCACCTCGAACACGAGGATATACCAGATCATCCTCCAAGCCTTCGGCTGGGAAGAGGGCTGGCGTATCATGACCCTTATAGCGGCCAACTCTAAGGTTTACATGGCCAGTGACGCCGTCAGAGACGCGGTCATCAACGGTGAGATAGCGGCCGGAAACACCATTGACTTCTACGGTTACACCGCCATGCAGCAGAACCCAGACTGTGTTTATGTCGTTCCGAAGGGAGAGAGCATTATCAACGGTGACCCAATAGCCCTCCTCAAGAACGCCCAGCACCCTGAGGCAGCTCAAGCCTTTATATACTGGGTCCTCACTGAGGGCCAAGCAGTCTGGATGAGCCCAGATGTCAACAGGCTTCCAATTAACCCACAGATCTTTGATATGGAGATAACCGACATTTACGCCAAGGTTATATTCAAAGGAGAGAACGCAGGCAAGACCTACGGTGAAGCTAGACCAGCCCTCAAGAAGGCCTACGACGATGCTGTCAACGCTCAGGGAATACCATTCGACGACAAGAGGGCTCTCGAAACCATAAGCGCCCTCCAGTACTACTTCAAGGCCACCCTTGTTGACCCCAATCAGCAACTACACAATGCATGGATTGCCATAGTCACCGCGTACAAGGAAGGCAAAATAACCGAAGAGCAGTTCAAGCAACTCAAGGACGAACTCACTGCTCCAATACAGTTCAAAGATCCGGAGACTGGCAAGGTGGTCACCTTTACCGAAGAGTATGCTAAGAGCATAAATGACAAGATTGTTAAGGACAGGAACTTCCAGGACCAGCTCGTGCAGGAGTGGCGCCAGGCAGCCATGGCCAAGTACAACAAGGTGCTCGAAGACCTGCAGAAGATTACTGGCTGA
- a CDS encoding ABC transporter permease: protein MKVSKWSERLFGTPIFDPVVTASFLFPLLYLVAFLIIPVLAMLAVAFQYNGQFSLHWFTSILTSDYYISFRPEGEFYKLITMPNGEQVYYIQGWDFGVILNSILVSISVMILTTILGTVFAFVMARYDFPGKNIVRILLFVPLLVTPFVNVFIVKKMFLPTGLINWIFYDILHIFPHPIWIDGLVGVIVAQTLTYYPIVYLNAYASFINIDPTLEEQAENLGSGGVHLFRTVTFPLALPGIAAGATLVGIFSLEDLAAPIVFQGNGLARKLMSFQIYSAFTSGFNVGSPQLAALALMMLLIAVLMFLGIRKYVSMRQYAMLSKGGRWKPRVAKPKSWQAFLIYFVVLPILFLSIFPQIGVVLLAFSEQWGDATWPSGFTLKHIQSILTQPDIERVIINSVMYSTAAIVVIILLSLTASYASSRFKKSKLGPVLDSLATIPIAVPGIVIAMSYFFFFAKVFPDTPLDPTNLLGFNPAMVLILAYSIRRLPFAARSISAGIQQVHVSLEEAALNLGASRWKALTGILIPLILLNLLGGAMLSFVYCMSETSVGITLGSINPDYYPITARMVELITGSVGGAHLTAALGVFLMTVQIIAIVLANLITKQRYSFIGLT from the coding sequence ATGAAAGTTAGCAAATGGAGCGAGAGACTCTTTGGGACTCCAATATTTGATCCAGTTGTTACTGCGTCTTTCCTATTTCCACTCCTGTATTTGGTAGCGTTTCTCATAATACCAGTGCTGGCAATGTTGGCAGTGGCCTTTCAGTATAACGGGCAGTTCTCACTGCACTGGTTTACAAGTATACTAACTTCAGACTACTACATTAGCTTCCGCCCGGAGGGAGAATTCTACAAGCTTATAACCATGCCAAACGGCGAGCAGGTCTACTACATTCAAGGCTGGGACTTTGGTGTCATACTGAACTCAATACTAGTTTCAATAAGCGTCATGATTCTTACGACGATTCTAGGAACGGTCTTCGCTTTCGTCATGGCCCGTTATGACTTCCCTGGCAAGAACATTGTTAGAATCCTGCTCTTCGTTCCGCTGCTCGTCACACCCTTCGTCAACGTCTTCATCGTCAAGAAGATGTTTCTTCCCACTGGACTCATCAACTGGATCTTTTACGACATCCTCCACATATTCCCGCATCCAATATGGATTGACGGTCTCGTCGGCGTTATTGTTGCACAGACCTTAACTTACTATCCAATAGTATACCTCAACGCCTATGCAAGCTTTATCAACATCGATCCAACACTTGAAGAGCAGGCAGAGAACTTGGGAAGCGGAGGAGTCCACCTGTTCAGGACGGTTACCTTCCCGTTGGCCCTGCCAGGAATAGCAGCGGGAGCAACCCTCGTTGGAATATTCAGCCTAGAAGATCTGGCGGCACCGATTGTCTTCCAGGGCAATGGTCTCGCGAGAAAACTCATGTCTTTCCAAATCTACAGTGCCTTTACAAGCGGATTCAACGTTGGTAGCCCGCAGCTCGCCGCACTGGCTCTCATGATGCTTCTTATTGCCGTCCTAATGTTCTTAGGAATAAGGAAGTACGTCAGCATGCGTCAGTATGCGATGCTCAGCAAAGGTGGAAGATGGAAGCCACGAGTCGCCAAGCCCAAGTCCTGGCAGGCGTTCCTGATATACTTCGTTGTCCTTCCAATACTCTTCCTATCAATCTTCCCACAGATTGGTGTGGTCCTCCTGGCTTTCAGTGAACAGTGGGGAGACGCCACTTGGCCAAGTGGATTCACTCTCAAGCATATACAAAGCATACTTACCCAGCCTGACATCGAGAGAGTCATCATAAACAGCGTGATGTATTCAACCGCTGCAATAGTTGTCATCATCCTGCTCTCGCTCACTGCCTCCTACGCTTCCAGTAGGTTCAAGAAGAGCAAGCTCGGACCGGTTCTCGACAGCCTCGCCACGATTCCGATAGCAGTTCCAGGTATCGTCATAGCCATGAGCTATTTCTTCTTCTTCGCCAAAGTGTTCCCAGATACGCCGCTCGACCCCACCAACCTGCTCGGATTCAACCCAGCAATGGTGCTTATACTGGCCTACTCCATCAGGCGTCTGCCCTTCGCGGCACGTTCCATATCGGCAGGAATTCAGCAGGTGCACGTCTCACTTGAGGAAGCAGCATTGAACCTCGGCGCCAGCAGATGGAAAGCACTTACTGGTATACTTATACCCCTGATACTCCTCAATCTGCTTGGTGGAGCTATGCTCAGCTTCGTCTACTGTATGAGCGAGACCAGTGTCGGCATTACCCTCGGTTCCATTAACCCGGACTACTACCCAATAACGGCAAGAATGGTCGAGCTCATAACTGGTTCCGTAGGTGGAGCTCATCTCACCGCGGCTCTTGGTGTCTTTCTTATGACTGTTCAGATAATAGCTATAGTCTTGGCCAACCTGATAACCAAGCAGAGGTACTCATTCATCGGTCTAACATGA
- a CDS encoding metallophosphoesterase: MLGRRIIALLMALFTLAAIPTTSVWAATTTSLAPGDVLIKPLPGVPAIGLPGDTIEIYPVEGVTIQSLQIISILHGPYDLQILGTENGIVKAKIPEDAAPDVYFLVVKSDKGEVAIPNGVWVMKEAPTVLRIVHGSDLHVTSGSKMGFVCGDYFQKSITGILEYCKNPVALHSYTATDSFMTYYGMVGQDGENVINIILATGDDVDTNGDRAGYELLDNAILHATAAGTPFISVKGNHDHPPTYYTKYIGPRYFYEVIGDFLIIGLDSRGEERHPEMEQLQWMEQVLKDHPDKIPIVLVHHPFWYISRLNGGVVENLTAFDDNDWQQIKKLASWDWVGRNGEYEDIARYFLQMVEKYNVRLVLSGHIHKDKPVLYIDKDGNEHWFYALTTTGAPDKTSNPPSQTDINRGYTKPSWYGSQIIYVYSDGKVEFPLVDDLFAEDKIISLPIPQKFIVFRQNGEEGTAVKFINELGQSVSGPIVLEIPAGAKVDPQATNITYTVLGGREIGGAYYMLLNVTVPEGVSQITVVKEADTKAPEVSIGYLSPSKPKPGQAFKVYISANDNVGIKDMKVQVIVDGKVVAEYPAFSMKPFEVKATYFTEIPGVDSESFTIKVIATDFYGNTGEAEYTHSAATTTATTTTTSSTEGGETGSTCGPAVLVGLALVPLLLRRRK; this comes from the coding sequence ATGCTGGGCAGAAGAATAATAGCCCTGTTGATGGCTCTTTTCACCTTAGCAGCCATTCCAACGACGAGTGTTTGGGCAGCAACAACCACCAGCTTGGCCCCAGGAGACGTTCTTATAAAGCCCCTCCCCGGAGTTCCAGCCATCGGCCTCCCGGGAGACACCATTGAAATCTATCCTGTCGAAGGGGTTACAATCCAGAGCCTCCAGATAATCTCAATTCTACACGGACCTTACGACCTGCAGATACTGGGCACAGAGAATGGAATAGTCAAGGCTAAAATACCAGAGGACGCCGCTCCGGACGTCTACTTCCTTGTTGTCAAGAGCGACAAAGGTGAGGTGGCCATACCAAACGGAGTATGGGTCATGAAGGAGGCCCCTACAGTTCTCAGAATAGTCCACGGAAGTGACCTGCACGTCACGAGTGGTTCAAAGATGGGTTTTGTCTGCGGTGACTACTTCCAGAAGAGCATAACCGGAATACTTGAGTACTGCAAGAACCCCGTGGCACTTCACAGCTACACCGCCACCGACAGCTTCATGACCTACTATGGGATGGTTGGGCAGGACGGAGAGAACGTCATAAACATAATCCTCGCCACAGGTGACGACGTAGATACTAACGGTGACAGGGCAGGATACGAACTCCTTGACAACGCAATCCTCCACGCTACCGCTGCCGGGACACCCTTTATAAGCGTAAAGGGCAACCACGACCATCCGCCGACCTATTATACTAAGTATATTGGCCCACGATACTTCTATGAGGTCATTGGAGACTTCCTCATCATAGGTCTTGACAGCCGTGGTGAGGAGAGGCACCCCGAAATGGAGCAGCTTCAGTGGATGGAACAGGTTCTCAAGGATCACCCGGACAAGATACCGATAGTCCTCGTCCACCACCCGTTCTGGTACATAAGCAGACTGAACGGAGGAGTCGTTGAGAACCTCACGGCCTTTGATGACAATGACTGGCAACAGATAAAGAAGCTCGCCAGCTGGGACTGGGTCGGAAGGAACGGCGAGTACGAGGACATTGCCAGGTACTTCCTCCAGATGGTTGAGAAATACAACGTCAGGCTCGTTCTCAGTGGACACATACACAAAGACAAACCGGTCCTCTACATCGACAAGGACGGTAACGAGCACTGGTTCTACGCCCTTACCACCACCGGTGCCCCAGACAAGACCAGCAACCCGCCGAGCCAGACTGACATAAACAGAGGATACACCAAGCCTTCATGGTATGGTTCACAGATAATCTATGTCTACTCAGACGGAAAGGTTGAGTTCCCGCTTGTGGACGACCTATTCGCCGAGGACAAGATCATCTCTCTCCCAATTCCGCAGAAGTTCATCGTCTTCAGGCAGAATGGCGAGGAGGGGACCGCCGTCAAGTTCATCAACGAGCTCGGCCAGAGCGTCAGCGGACCGATAGTCCTTGAGATTCCCGCCGGTGCCAAGGTCGACCCGCAGGCCACCAACATAACCTACACCGTACTCGGCGGGAGAGAAATAGGTGGAGCCTACTACATGCTCCTCAACGTTACCGTCCCGGAGGGAGTCAGCCAGATAACGGTCGTCAAGGAAGCCGACACTAAAGCTCCCGAGGTGAGCATAGGCTACCTCTCACCAAGCAAGCCCAAGCCCGGACAGGCATTCAAGGTCTACATCAGTGCCAACGACAACGTCGGAATTAAGGATATGAAGGTGCAGGTTATCGTCGATGGAAAGGTAGTCGCAGAGTATCCAGCGTTCTCAATGAAGCCATTCGAGGTTAAGGCAACCTACTTCACCGAAATTCCGGGTGTCGACTCAGAAAGCTTCACAATCAAGGTTATAGCCACAGACTTCTACGGCAACACCGGGGAGGCAGAGTACACCCACTCAGCAGCCACTACCACGGCAACCACAACGACCACAAGCAGCACCGAGGGCGGAGAGACGGGTAGCACCTGCGGTCCGGCTGTTCTCGTCGGGCTTGCACTAGTCCCGCTCCTCCTCAGGAGGAGGAAGTGA